The sequence CTGATCAAGAGCAGGTTCCGGAATTGCCCCTGAAGCAGCTGATAAAAATGGGCCATATCGACTCCGGCAAAGTATGCTTCCTCCACGACATCTAGGGCTGCCGACGCATCTCTGGTCAGCACAGCGTGGGAAAGCTGGAAGAGAAACTGACGGTCCGAAAGTCCGAGCAATTCTTCTATCGCCTCATCCGAAATCGTTTCACCCGCATAGGAAATCACCCGGTCGAAAATACTCTGTGCATCGCGCATTCCCCCATCCGCAGCTTCCGCGATCCAGATCAGACCGTTTTCGCTGACGGTTATAGACTCCGCCACCGCGATTTTTTTGAGTTGAGACGCAATCTGGCGAACCGATAATCGACGGAAATCATAACGCTGACATCGGGAAAGAATGGTCGGCGGTATTTTCTGGGTTTCTGTAGTGGCAAAGATGAAAACCACATGGGATGGAGGTTCTTCCAAAGTTTTCAGCAGAGCATTGAAAGCTTCCCGGGTCAACATGTGAACTTCATCGATGATGTAGATCTTGTAACGCGTTGAGACAGGTAAAAAACGGACGTTTTCTCTTAGGTCTCTTATTTCATCGATGCCGCGGTTTGAGGCCCCGTCAATCTCCAACACATCCATGGCGACCCCTTCCGTAATTTCACGACAAGACGTGCAGACCTGGCATGGCGAGTCCGTCATCCCTGTTTCACAATTAAGAGATTTGGCAAGAATCCGGGCAATCGACGTTTTCCCTACTCCGCGGGGACCGCTGAAAAGAAAAGCATGAGCGATGCGGTTTTGGCAAATTGCATTCCGCAACGTCGTGACGACATGATCCTGCCCGGCAACCTCCTCAAAACATTGAGGTCTCCATTTTCGAGCCAGAACCAGATATTCCATATACGAACCTCAGCATGGATGGGGTTGCGCCCAAACGAATAGACACTTGAAAAGGGCGGAAATGCGGGGAATCTTCCTTTGGTATCCTTCAAAGACTGCTTCGCTTTTGCAGGGGGCTGTTTAAGAGCACATTTTCCGCATTACCAGATTGTGGGTTTTCTTTTTATCTATCATTAAAGATAGCCAGGCTGATCCGCAGCACACGCCGGTAATTGCTGCCGCTGCTTCCTTCCGGATCTGACGGGGTTCACAATCCTTCGTTGCGCGGGGCCCGGCTATCTGAGCGGAGTCCTTTGCTTTTCAAGCACCCGATATAAAAGCAACGGACCATGTTCGCAAAACCCTCTCTATCACTGTGAATACTGAATGGCGGAGAGAGGGGGATTCGAACCCCCGGTACACCTTTGTGGGCATACACACGATTTCCAGTCGTGCTCCTTCAGCCTCTCGGACATCTCTCCAATATGGGGAAATTGAAACACAAAAACCATCCAATTGTACAGCATTGTCTGCGTTATCAGGTATTCCTGAAATTGCTTCCACCCGTTCTGCTACATAACGTCAACATGACAGTGGCGGAGAGAGGGGGATTCGAACCCCCGTGGGAGCTTTTGGCCCCCAAATCGATTTCGAGTCGATCCCGTTACGACCACTTCGGTATCTCTCCGCATTAACCCCCTGCATCCAAACCAATATCCGCTATTACTCTTTTCTCCCGAAAAAATCTACTCAAAATTTCTCCACAGGCTTCTTTCAGGACACCGCTTCTCACTTCCGTGCGATGATTCAGCCTATGATCCTGAAGCACTCTATAGAGCGTGCAAACAGCACCCGCCTTCAAATCAAAGGCACCAAAGACGACCCTTGCAAGCCTTGCTTGAAGAATGGCTCCCGCACACATTAAACAGGGTTCCAGAGTTACGTATAGCGTGACACCCGGCAATCGGTAATTCACCCTTTTTTCACATGCGCTCCTGAGTGCAAGAATTTCTGCATGCCCTGTCGGATCCGCAAGCGCCATGACACGATTGTGACTCCGGGCAATAATCTTATCTCCCAGAGTTAAAATTGCACCGACCGGCACTTCCCCCTCACCATAGGCGTGTCCCGCCTCCTCCAAGGCCAAAGTCATCATTTGCCGATCCAGCTCAACCATAGCGTCCCTTCATCGTGCAAAAATGATTTGCTCCGTTTCCTCTACAGATATTACCAAATATCATTTCACCTGTTTCTCAACGCAATGGGCCGAGTTCATTTGTGGGGCATAATATATGCATAATACACGTTAATTGTGAAAATCTTCATAAAACAGACCGCCAGATGATCATACAGGGATTAACAGGTTGAATTAGTCCATTTTTATTTTTATACTACAATCGAAAGGAATTCAGGGCAATGATAACCAACAAGATTCTTTTTCTTTCCGTTGTCGGGTCACTTTTTCTCCACGGATTGGCTCTCTGCATGACAGGAATCGTTCAGATGAGGCAGACCATCCCGGAAGCAAAAATTCTCATGGTTGACCTGGAAGGAGAATGGATCGAAAAGGAGAAAAACCAACCAACCACCATCATGGAATCGCTAAAGAAGAAAACAGAACTTCCTGCTATCAAACAACAAGGAAACAGTCGGCCCCTGGAAGGCAAGAAGGAAGATACTGTTGATCTTGGCAATCTTGTCAATACCCACTACAAGCCATACCTTGTCAAAATCAAGAAAAGAATCGAACGATTCTGGGGTTATCCATCGGCCGCAGCGGCCAGACGAATCGAAGGGACGGCCATGATATTATTTTCCGTCGCCGCAGACGGCGCATTGGACAGCATTATGATCACCACCTCATCCGGCTCTGCTTTGCTGGATCAGGGCACAATCTCCGCAATCCAGTCAGCTTCGCCATTCGAACCCCTGCCGCCTGCTTATGGCCTCTCAAAATTGAATATTCAAGCGTCCTTTGCATACAACCTATCGAATTAAAATCAAATATCCACTATTCGCTATGTTTGGGAGAGAATTTCTAAAAGATGACTGTTGACTTCAACCAGATGGTCCCGAAGATCGGTCTGATCCACCCAAGGCTTGGATTCAATCTGCTTCGTTCGATCGCGAAGCGTCGCC is a genomic window of Deltaproteobacteria bacterium containing:
- the dnaX gene encoding DNA polymerase III subunit gamma/tau — translated: MEYLVLARKWRPQCFEEVAGQDHVVTTLRNAICQNRIAHAFLFSGPRGVGKTSIARILAKSLNCETGMTDSPCQVCTSCREITEGVAMDVLEIDGASNRGIDEIRDLRENVRFLPVSTRYKIYIIDEVHMLTREAFNALLKTLEEPPSHVVFIFATTETQKIPPTILSRCQRYDFRRLSVRQIASQLKKIAVAESITVSENGLIWIAEAADGGMRDAQSIFDRVISYAGETISDEAIEELLGLSDRQFLFQLSHAVLTRDASAALDVVEEAYFAGVDMAHFYQLLQGQFRNLLLIRITDTEHLLADLSEQDIGRLRDQTVGVSRETLLRLLDILMADEENIRRSLNPRLHIEQTVVRMAYLPPMIPVDEMLEKMEALRRKLVLLQPERSDAGGVKKGCDHESIREPSSRETIQEPYEAPWSAQNAEQPKAETLNRVYAVSGTEDPETLWGVYKNFVKAENPSLWSKIDLGKALEYAKGVLRIGFSKDYIFLEEIRTQQQEKLNLLCSECFGGALDLQVEIENDSGGNETSAKRNDWIQEMRREALHEPLLQTILDAFEGAEVKEVISRENQS
- a CDS encoding nucleoside deaminase, with protein sequence MVELDRQMMTLALEEAGHAYGEGEVPVGAILTLGDKIIARSHNRVMALADPTGHAEILALRSACEKRVNYRLPGVTLYVTLEPCLMCAGAILQARLARVVFGAFDLKAGAVCTLYRVLQDHRLNHRTEVRSGVLKEACGEILSRFFREKRVIADIGLDAGG
- a CDS encoding energy transducer TonB; amino-acid sequence: MVDLEGEWIEKEKNQPTTIMESLKKKTELPAIKQQGNSRPLEGKKEDTVDLGNLVNTHYKPYLVKIKKRIERFWGYPSAAAARRIEGTAMILFSVAADGALDSIMITTSSGSALLDQGTISAIQSASPFEPLPPAYGLSKLNIQASFAYNLSN